One part of the Corynebacterium sp. CNCTC7651 genome encodes these proteins:
- a CDS encoding type II toxin-antitoxin system RelE/ParE family toxin, with product MIQSFADKDTERLWNRERVRSIDPRIHSVALRKLRILGSAQSLEDLRIPPGNRLEALKGDRQGQHSIRINGQWRICFRWTVAGPEEVEIVDYH from the coding sequence ATGATCCAGTCTTTCGCTGACAAAGACACCGAACGGTTGTGGAACCGAGAGCGGGTTCGCTCGATCGATCCGCGTATCCATTCTGTGGCTTTGCGCAAGCTGCGTATCCTCGGATCCGCGCAGAGTCTTGAGGACCTGCGGATTCCGCCCGGCAACCGCCTCGAAGCGCTCAAGGGTGATAGGCAGGGTCAGCACAGTATCCGTATCAACGGCCAGTGGAGGATCTGCTTTCGGTGGACCGTCGCAGGGCCAGAGGAGGTTGAGATAGTTGACTATCACTGA